From Verrucomicrobia bacterium S94, the proteins below share one genomic window:
- a CDS encoding ferredoxin, with protein sequence MKFKVDADTCIACGACEETCPEVFEVDDHSTVKVDDVSGELEAAALEAEEGCPVDAISHE encoded by the coding sequence ATGAAATTCAAAGTAGATGCCGATACGTGTATTGCATGCGGGGCATGCGAAGAAACCTGCCCGGAGGTTTTTGAAGTGGATGACCATTCCACCGTCAAGGTTGACGATGTTTCCGGTGAACTCGAAGCCGCCGCGCTGGAAGCCGAAGAAGGCTGCCCGGTGGATGCGATTTCGCACGAATAA
- a CDS encoding DNA/RNA non-specific endonuclease — MLSTLPFSKRVMPLRKVASPAQSLRIFCVKGTCMMNQFEVGCLAFEVEYKTCFSSKLQTPNCLTCTKRPFACKNGTMIFRHLFFSSRRMRVALTTALLYLLVSVIYFHLPWSIRFPVYEKAPQLHRALMSTGFKTMDGWDSLALIGKDVEIPVPGNVRGDWVYGGYPKQEGFKLIGRVKVLQNRGYVAGYSESLKNPLWVCYRLFDVPKLNSGKRPSGFKVDPRTKAGVHHNDYTRSGYDRGHMAPNYGIATRYGPDAQKETFLMSNVIPQTPEVNRGLWKDLEMLMAKKYGRYFSEVWVITGPVFQKPVEKLDSGVSIPAAYYKIVVDERDGELRALAFLVEKDCPPYTRIRKRLVSIDEIETLTGLNFFPELSEEEQIELETDAAGRLWPWIRPALRYQLKGKTN; from the coding sequence ATGCTGTCGACTTTGCCTTTTTCAAAAAGGGTCATGCCTTTGCGGAAGGTGGCCTCTCCGGCCCAGTCTTTAAGAATTTTCTGTGTAAAAGGTACGTGCATGATGAATCAGTTTGAAGTTGGTTGTTTGGCGTTTGAAGTGGAATACAAAACCTGCTTTTCCTCCAAACTTCAAACACCAAACTGCCTGACTTGCACCAAGCGACCGTTTGCGTGTAAAAACGGAACCATGATTTTCAGGCATCTATTTTTCAGTTCTCGACGCATGAGGGTCGCGCTGACGACAGCGCTGCTCTATCTGCTGGTGTCCGTGATTTATTTTCACCTGCCGTGGTCGATCCGTTTCCCGGTCTACGAAAAAGCGCCGCAGCTGCACCGGGCCTTGATGTCGACGGGATTTAAAACGATGGACGGCTGGGATTCGCTGGCGCTGATCGGAAAGGATGTGGAAATACCGGTTCCTGGAAATGTGCGCGGAGACTGGGTTTATGGCGGATATCCGAAGCAGGAAGGATTCAAGCTGATCGGGCGGGTGAAAGTGCTGCAGAACCGCGGTTATGTGGCCGGTTACAGCGAATCGCTGAAAAATCCGCTTTGGGTCTGTTACCGTCTTTTTGATGTGCCGAAACTGAACTCCGGAAAACGGCCTTCCGGATTTAAGGTGGATCCGCGGACCAAGGCCGGGGTGCATCATAACGATTACACGCGGTCGGGTTATGACCGGGGCCACATGGCCCCGAACTACGGCATTGCCACGCGCTACGGTCCGGACGCCCAGAAAGAGACGTTCCTGATGAGCAACGTGATTCCGCAGACGCCGGAGGTAAACCGCGGGCTCTGGAAGGATCTGGAAATGCTGATGGCGAAAAAATACGGGCGCTATTTTTCCGAAGTCTGGGTCATTACCGGACCCGTGTTTCAGAAGCCGGTGGAAAAGCTTGATTCCGGCGTCAGTATTCCGGCGGCTTATTATAAAATCGTGGTCGATGAACGTGACGGCGAACTGCGGGCGCTGGCGTTTCTGGTTGAAAAGGACTGTCCGCCCTACACGCGCATTCGCAAACGGCTGGTCAGTATTGATGAAATTGAAACCCTGACCGGGCTCAATTTTTTCCCGGAACTCTCCGAAGAGGAACAGATCGAGCTTGAAACCGATGCTGCCGGCCGGCTCTGGCCCTGGATCCGTCCCGCACTGCGGTATCAGTTGAAAGGCAAAACGAATTAA
- a CDS encoding DUF3800 domain-containing protein, with product MWCYVDESWQKNEDEHLGVLAAIVGPEDIFEKLNRQLFHLRKKYYGIEHARDMTRELKGTSLLSNSSFKMQEKHGFSKNLAIAHEVFAWVPLHAPGLKLISISVYGDKKPPLLAPDPKKLSRPFKELCVRINSAIPKGKRCQLVFDQRVSAQEGIAVAVVNYLAGMKENTRMRKCPLMGVSNTIGGLQLADMAAYVMGKYNSGDDRFLRYYKMLSVFQLHAEFEIRSLHGFVRLQWDGNNDYIIRKNRQKK from the coding sequence ATGTGGTGTTACGTCGATGAAAGCTGGCAAAAAAATGAAGATGAGCATCTCGGTGTGCTTGCGGCTATTGTTGGACCCGAAGATATTTTTGAGAAATTGAACCGCCAGTTATTCCACCTGCGAAAAAAATATTATGGAATTGAGCACGCCCGCGATATGACGCGAGAATTAAAGGGAACCTCCCTGCTGTCAAATAGCAGTTTTAAAATGCAGGAAAAGCATGGGTTCTCGAAAAACCTGGCCATCGCCCACGAGGTGTTTGCATGGGTTCCCCTGCATGCGCCCGGACTGAAACTGATCAGTATTTCGGTTTATGGAGACAAAAAGCCACCTCTGCTTGCGCCCGATCCGAAAAAGCTTTCCCGCCCATTTAAAGAGCTTTGCGTTCGCATCAATTCGGCCATCCCCAAGGGAAAGCGATGCCAGCTTGTTTTTGATCAAAGGGTGAGCGCTCAAGAAGGAATTGCGGTCGCTGTAGTCAATTATCTGGCAGGAATGAAAGAAAATACGCGAATGCGAAAATGCCCGCTGATGGGGGTTTCAAATACTATTGGCGGACTGCAGTTGGCAGATATGGCTGCATATGTGATGGGGAAATATAATTCAGGTGATGACCGTTTTCTTCGTTATTACAAGATGCTAAGCGTATTCCAACTTCATGCAGAATTTGAAATCCGATCATTGCATGGCTTCGTTCGTTTGCAGTGGGATGGGAACAACGATTATATCATCAGGAAAAACAGGCAAAAAAAATAG
- a CDS encoding histidine phosphatase family protein yields MDALKNIYYGFRHGQSRANVEGIIVSDPAVGTVEYGLTEEGRRQVRASVAASDFDAETLIFSSDFRRARETAEIIRAELGCGEIVFDVRLRERFFGDWEGKRHEHYSRAWKQDVFDPAQVYHGAESSVAVQRRMWAVVESLEKQFAGKTIVLVSHGDPLMLLQTAFLNLGAGRHRSLPYIETAGWRKLNEI; encoded by the coding sequence ATGGACGCGTTGAAAAATATCTATTATGGATTTCGTCATGGGCAGAGCCGGGCGAATGTGGAGGGCATTATTGTCAGTGATCCGGCGGTGGGGACGGTGGAGTATGGTTTGACGGAGGAGGGGCGGCGTCAGGTGCGGGCGAGTGTGGCGGCGTCGGATTTTGATGCGGAGACGCTGATTTTTTCTTCGGATTTCCGGCGTGCGCGGGAGACGGCGGAGATTATCCGGGCGGAGCTGGGGTGCGGGGAGATTGTTTTTGATGTGCGGCTGCGGGAGCGGTTTTTCGGGGATTGGGAGGGGAAGCGTCATGAACATTATTCCCGGGCCTGGAAGCAGGATGTTTTTGATCCGGCGCAGGTGTATCATGGGGCGGAGAGCTCGGTTGCGGTGCAGCGGCGGATGTGGGCGGTGGTGGAGTCGCTGGAAAAGCAGTTTGCGGGAAAGACCATTGTGCTGGTTTCGCATGGCGATCCGCTGATGCTGCTGCAGACGGCGTTTCTTAATCTGGGTGCGGGGCGTCACCGGAGTCTGCCGTATATTGAGACGGCGGGCTGGCGGAAGCTGAATGAAATCTGA
- a CDS encoding DUF3427 domain-containing protein — MHNLALGIYEQVLDEELRELLDAHPDLKPVLRKIDDEEAPQVYAQFVGQVLGKALRVAKKNQRVDIINRLLELLSATDGLDYVQRHAVLADDKNLLTEVKSSPVAFTRPKTPLSTSALLTGQGMDPPLEHELRAEMLTADRVDILISFIKWSGLRLLMPAFERLAKENIPVRIISTSYMGASDPVALEWLSEQDNISIKVSYDTGGTRLHAKAYHFVRNSGFSTAYIGSANMSHSAMTQGLEWTVKVTAQDMPHILERFVADFSAYWESPEFEPFAGKQDFDRFRSAINRFKQRATGGPQFFAEITPRPFQERILEALAAARQNGSMRNLVVAATGTGKTVVSALDYKRYCEQTGRKERLLFVVHRKEILEQALACFRTVLRDQNFGELLVDGIEPTEWEHVFASVQSLKSRKPWLKFGDDYFRFVIVDEAHHGVASSYRPIFDHLKPNILLGLTATPERMDGSLILPDFDGRFSAEIRLPEALEEKLLCPFHYFGVTDNIDLDEERFWRNGRYDKRELENIYTGDDFRAKERVDLILQAIHKYQPDLSGVKGVGFCAGRKHAHYMAKCFNDAGIASAVILGDTGREERAQRMRSLREGDLSFLFAVDVLSEGVDVPELNMALFLRPTESLTVFLQQLGRGLRHAPGKDCLTVLDFVGQTHRKYRLDTKFTALLSRNRQRIDREIENDFPNLPAGCSIILERIARERILKKIKTVLSDLKNFIPETIQTWDCHYYKPLTFGNFIDETGLSPIAVLKKKSWSEWKAVAKGLPAPKDPDLVVARKALTRLVLRSDPKLLEMVEDIAENRVACETEEKYGCSGTSLHYLFWGQKGGNVGVRNFSDSLEKWSRNVTVVQDAAEISEWRRRNQPYPFFDIDLPFSCDLKLHAAYGSHEIKAALRLNSIEKPGPMGVGVYHNKELKVYAHLVTFRKVEQDFSPTTLYKDYPISRNQMHWESQSTATQISSTGQNYIHFKERGYTILFFGRVEKQVEGEAAPFIFLGPASKLLSYEGDRPISMIWELEHFMPAALFEEARP; from the coding sequence ATGCATAATTTGGCGTTGGGAATTTATGAGCAGGTTTTGGATGAAGAGCTGCGTGAGTTGCTTGATGCCCATCCGGATTTAAAACCTGTATTGCGGAAGATTGATGATGAAGAAGCTCCGCAAGTTTATGCGCAGTTCGTGGGGCAGGTTCTCGGTAAAGCCTTGCGCGTGGCAAAAAAAAATCAGCGCGTTGATATTATCAATCGATTACTTGAGTTGTTATCGGCAACTGATGGGCTTGATTATGTGCAACGGCATGCGGTTCTTGCTGATGATAAGAATCTGTTGACGGAGGTCAAAAGTTCTCCGGTTGCATTTACGCGCCCGAAAACACCCCTTTCGACAAGTGCTCTGTTAACGGGGCAGGGAATGGATCCTCCTTTGGAGCACGAACTTCGTGCCGAAATGCTAACTGCCGATCGGGTTGATATTTTAATCTCGTTTATCAAGTGGTCAGGGCTCCGGCTTCTGATGCCGGCGTTCGAGCGTCTCGCTAAAGAGAATATTCCTGTCCGCATTATTTCAACGAGTTATATGGGAGCCAGCGATCCGGTGGCTTTGGAGTGGTTGTCGGAGCAAGATAACATCAGTATAAAAGTTTCATACGATACGGGGGGCACTCGACTGCACGCGAAGGCATATCATTTTGTGCGGAATAGTGGGTTTTCTACGGCTTATATCGGGTCGGCTAATATGTCGCATTCTGCGATGACTCAAGGTTTAGAGTGGACAGTTAAAGTTACCGCGCAAGATATGCCGCATATTCTCGAACGCTTCGTCGCGGATTTTTCTGCGTATTGGGAGAGCCCTGAATTTGAACCTTTTGCGGGAAAACAGGATTTCGATCGATTTAGAAGTGCGATTAACCGCTTTAAACAGCGAGCCACTGGCGGGCCACAATTCTTTGCGGAGATTACGCCTCGTCCATTTCAGGAACGAATCCTGGAGGCACTGGCGGCGGCGCGTCAAAATGGCTCGATGCGGAACCTTGTTGTCGCGGCGACAGGGACTGGGAAAACTGTAGTTTCAGCGTTGGACTATAAGCGGTACTGCGAGCAAACAGGACGGAAAGAGCGTCTTTTATTTGTGGTTCATCGGAAGGAAATTCTCGAGCAGGCTCTGGCCTGCTTTAGAACGGTACTCAGAGATCAGAATTTTGGAGAACTTCTCGTTGATGGGATAGAGCCAACGGAGTGGGAGCATGTTTTTGCGTCAGTGCAGAGTTTAAAATCGAGGAAACCGTGGCTGAAGTTTGGTGATGATTATTTCCGGTTTGTTATCGTTGATGAAGCGCATCACGGGGTTGCTTCGAGTTATCGTCCGATTTTTGATCATTTAAAACCGAACATATTACTTGGGCTTACGGCGACCCCTGAACGAATGGATGGATCCTTAATTCTTCCCGATTTTGATGGCAGGTTTTCCGCTGAAATCAGATTGCCCGAAGCTTTGGAAGAAAAACTTCTCTGTCCATTTCACTATTTTGGGGTCACCGATAATATTGATTTGGATGAAGAACGGTTTTGGCGGAACGGGAGGTATGATAAACGAGAGCTGGAAAATATTTATACTGGTGATGATTTTCGTGCCAAGGAACGTGTGGATCTGATTTTACAAGCGATTCATAAGTATCAGCCTGATTTGAGCGGGGTCAAAGGCGTTGGGTTCTGCGCGGGCCGGAAGCATGCTCATTATATGGCAAAGTGCTTTAATGATGCAGGAATTGCTTCGGCGGTGATCCTAGGGGATACGGGAAGAGAAGAACGTGCTCAACGTATGCGCTCTTTAAGAGAGGGTGATTTATCCTTTCTGTTTGCGGTCGATGTTTTGAGTGAAGGCGTGGATGTTCCCGAGTTGAACATGGCTTTGTTTTTGAGACCAACGGAGAGTTTAACCGTATTTCTTCAACAGTTAGGTCGGGGTTTGCGCCATGCTCCTGGCAAGGACTGTTTAACCGTTCTCGATTTCGTGGGGCAAACGCATCGGAAATACCGATTGGATACAAAATTCACCGCACTTCTTTCTCGAAATAGGCAACGAATCGATCGTGAAATAGAAAACGATTTCCCAAATTTACCGGCGGGTTGCAGTATCATTCTCGAGCGTATTGCCCGCGAACGAATTCTGAAGAAGATCAAGACGGTGCTGAGTGATCTGAAAAATTTTATTCCGGAGACCATTCAGACGTGGGATTGCCATTATTACAAGCCCCTCACATTTGGTAATTTTATTGATGAAACGGGCCTGTCGCCGATTGCCGTATTGAAAAAGAAAAGCTGGTCAGAGTGGAAAGCCGTTGCCAAAGGATTGCCAGCACCAAAAGATCCTGATCTGGTCGTGGCTAGGAAGGCTCTCACTCGTTTGGTTCTGAGATCGGATCCGAAGCTTCTTGAGATGGTAGAGGACATCGCGGAGAACAGGGTCGCCTGCGAGACGGAAGAGAAATATGGTTGTTCCGGCACATCGCTTCATTATTTGTTCTGGGGACAAAAAGGCGGAAACGTTGGGGTTAGAAATTTTTCGGATTCTTTGGAAAAGTGGAGCCGCAACGTAACTGTAGTCCAGGATGCTGCTGAAATTTCGGAGTGGCGCCGCAGGAATCAGCCGTATCCGTTTTTTGATATCGACCTTCCGTTCTCTTGTGACCTCAAACTGCATGCCGCCTATGGTTCGCATGAGATAAAGGCAGCGCTTCGGTTAAACAGCATAGAAAAACCGGGGCCCATGGGAGTCGGCGTCTATCACAATAAAGAACTCAAGGTTTATGCTCACCTTGTAACTTTTAGAAAGGTCGAGCAGGATTTCTCTCCGACGACACTTTACAAAGATTATCCGATCAGTCGTAACCAGATGCATTGGGAGAGTCAATCTACGGCGACCCAGATCTCATCGACCGGACAGAACTATATTCACTTCAAGGAACGAGGCTATACGATTTTATTTTTTGGACGCGTTGAAAAACAAGTGGAAGGCGAGGCGGCTCCGTTTATTTTTCTCGGACCAGCTTCCAAGCTGCTCTCCTATGAGGGCGATCGCCCGATTAGCATGATTTGGGAGTTGGAGCACTTTATGCCTGCCGCTCTATTTGAGGAAGCTCGACCATAA
- a CDS encoding (deoxy)nucleoside triphosphate pyrophosphohydrolase translates to MKKLIHVVCLVLADRKGLFFAAQRPVGKSQSLLWEFPGGKVEPGENAEDALRREIREELSWTVGELKRLPDSTHEYDFGTIRLTPFLHECVERPLISLTEHIDSKWVVPSEWTLLKWAPADIPIVEHLVKEVLVYA, encoded by the coding sequence ATGAAAAAGTTGATCCATGTAGTTTGTCTTGTGTTAGCTGATCGGAAAGGGTTGTTTTTTGCCGCGCAAAGGCCTGTCGGGAAGAGTCAGTCGTTGCTCTGGGAATTTCCCGGTGGAAAAGTGGAGCCGGGTGAAAATGCAGAAGATGCATTGCGGCGAGAGATACGAGAGGAGCTTTCGTGGACCGTTGGAGAATTAAAACGTCTTCCTGATTCAACTCATGAGTATGATTTTGGAACCATTCGGTTAACTCCGTTTCTTCATGAGTGCGTTGAGCGGCCATTAATTTCGCTTACAGAGCACATAGATTCAAAGTGGGTCGTCCCATCTGAGTGGACTCTGCTGAAATGGGCGCCGGCGGATATTCCAATTGTTGAACACTTAGTTAAAGAGGTTCTTGTTTATGCATAA
- the sugE gene encoding quaternary ammonium compound efflux SMR transporter SugE, with protein sequence MAWIILIIAGLFESGWAVGLKYSNGFTRLWPSVWTIVSMAVSIWLLGIALKTLPVGTAYSIWVGIGAVGVVLLGIVLFKEPVNLGRLLSMMLILSGIIGLKLTTAP encoded by the coding sequence ATGGCATGGATTATACTGATTATTGCCGGTTTATTTGAGTCGGGCTGGGCCGTTGGCTTAAAATATTCCAATGGGTTCACCCGGTTGTGGCCGTCGGTCTGGACGATTGTTTCGATGGCCGTCAGTATCTGGCTGCTCGGTATTGCATTAAAAACACTGCCCGTCGGAACCGCCTACAGCATCTGGGTGGGCATCGGGGCCGTCGGCGTCGTTCTGCTCGGCATTGTTCTCTTCAAAGAACCGGTCAATCTCGGCCGTCTGCTCAGTATGATGCTGATCCTTTCCGGAATTATAGGACTCAAACTCACCACGGCACCCTGA
- a CDS encoding formylglycine-generating enzyme family protein: MALFVFCLNKPYETGALLRLLNEVMIMTKMISGLALATMLTGFSAGQDTNKSCCSVLPSRFGTAAPEAPEGMVWIPGGEFTMGWDGEFGRPDELPLHKVRLDGFWIKRTPVTNAEFKEFVDATGYITTAEKKPDLAEIMKNLPPGTPPPPESAMVPASMVFRPPGYPVDLNNPLVWWEWKEGADWKHPQGPGSSIEKIMDHPVVHVSWYDAEAYARWKGMSLPTEAQFEYAARGGHEQWQNTWGNEPVTEGKPKINIWEGPFPNRNYKKDGYYATSPVTAFPPNDYGLYDMAGNVWEWTADWYHVDAYRMDARKGVVENPKGPLISYDPQEPHMPKKVTRGGSFLCSDAYCSGYRPAARMKTSPDTSLCHTGFRVVKNVPAVESD, from the coding sequence ATGGCCTTGTTCGTATTTTGTCTCAATAAGCCGTATGAAACAGGCGCGCTGCTGCGTCTACTGAATGAGGTTATGATTATGACAAAAATGATTTCAGGGCTGGCCCTGGCCACAATGTTAACCGGTTTTTCCGCCGGACAGGATACAAATAAAAGCTGCTGCAGTGTTTTGCCGTCACGTTTCGGCACTGCTGCCCCTGAAGCTCCCGAAGGCATGGTATGGATTCCCGGCGGAGAATTTACAATGGGCTGGGACGGCGAGTTCGGTCGTCCGGATGAGCTGCCGCTGCATAAAGTGCGGCTGGACGGTTTCTGGATCAAACGCACCCCGGTCACCAATGCCGAGTTTAAGGAATTCGTGGATGCCACAGGCTATATCACCACCGCCGAAAAAAAGCCGGATCTGGCCGAAATTATGAAGAATCTTCCGCCCGGAACACCGCCGCCGCCGGAATCGGCAATGGTCCCGGCATCGATGGTTTTCCGTCCGCCGGGCTATCCGGTTGATCTGAACAATCCGCTGGTCTGGTGGGAATGGAAAGAAGGGGCCGACTGGAAGCATCCGCAGGGTCCCGGCAGCTCCATCGAAAAGATTATGGATCATCCGGTAGTGCATGTTTCCTGGTACGACGCCGAAGCCTACGCCCGCTGGAAAGGCATGAGTCTGCCGACCGAAGCCCAGTTTGAATATGCCGCGCGCGGCGGTCATGAGCAGTGGCAGAATACATGGGGCAACGAACCCGTCACCGAAGGGAAACCCAAAATCAATATCTGGGAAGGGCCTTTCCCGAACCGTAATTATAAAAAAGACGGATATTATGCCACTTCGCCCGTCACCGCCTTTCCGCCCAATGACTATGGCCTGTATGATATGGCCGGGAATGTCTGGGAATGGACGGCCGACTGGTATCATGTGGATGCCTACCGAATGGATGCCCGGAAAGGCGTGGTTGAAAATCCGAAAGGTCCGCTCATCAGTTACGACCCGCAGGAACCCCATATGCCCAAAAAAGTGACCCGCGGGGGTTCCTTTCTCTGCAGCGATGCCTACTGTTCCGGCTACCGGCCCGCCGCCCGGATGAAAACCAGCCCCGACACCAGCCTCTGCCACACCGGTTTCCGGGTGGTGAAAAATGTGCCGGCAGTGGAGAGCGATTAA
- a CDS encoding restriction endonuclease subunit S, with protein MEYKPSGVEWLDKVPEGWVIGAIKRTANLQAGFAFQSKDFSTSSGIPIVRMNNLSKGLLNLDSPVRVSDKLIRPEFYLNDKDIVLGMSGSIENIARVQKFDLPCALNQRVGRFFVHTIDADFLWYIIQSREYKEQVFLSATGTAQLNISSEQIESCVITWPELLSEQRAIASFLDRETEKIDRMIGKQERMIELLKEKRQAVISHAVTKGLNPNVPMKDSGIEWLGEIPEHWDIRTISRSTTKITNGYVGPTRGILFENGVPYIQATHIKKGVVNFDDAYFVRKEWSNAHSKSILREGDVLIVQTGAGTGDVGLVSNNEEGYNCHALIILAPRKGVISGGFLSEVLQSHYGYSKLYSIRTGGMHPHLNCSEVQYVKVPVPPRYEQDAIMEFIKAETSKLDRLGAKAKQAIELMKERRTALISAAVTGKIDVRDEAECVNCEYDMDGEPALLAAEAQAEYRTGSKD; from the coding sequence TTGGAATACAAACCTTCTGGGGTTGAGTGGCTAGATAAAGTGCCTGAAGGCTGGGTCATTGGTGCAATTAAACGTACAGCTAATCTGCAAGCAGGCTTTGCATTTCAGTCGAAAGATTTTTCAACGAGTAGCGGCATACCCATTGTCCGAATGAACAACCTTTCTAAGGGCTTACTAAACTTAGATTCACCTGTGAGAGTTTCTGATAAGCTCATTCGGCCAGAGTTCTACCTTAATGACAAAGATATTGTTTTGGGTATGTCTGGAAGTATTGAAAATATCGCACGAGTTCAAAAATTTGATCTTCCCTGTGCTTTGAATCAGCGAGTCGGTCGCTTTTTTGTGCATACCATTGATGCTGATTTCTTGTGGTATATTATTCAGTCCAGAGAATACAAGGAGCAGGTCTTTCTGTCGGCAACCGGAACGGCTCAATTAAACATAAGCTCCGAGCAAATCGAGTCGTGTGTGATTACATGGCCAGAATTACTTTCCGAACAACGGGCCATCGCATCGTTTCTGGATCGGGAGACGGAGAAGATCGACCGGATGATCGGGAAGCAGGAGCGGATGATCGAGCTGCTCAAGGAAAAGCGTCAGGCCGTCATCTCCCACGCCGTCACCAAAGGCCTAAACCCCAACGTCCCCATGAAAGACTCAGGCATCGAATGGCTCGGCGAGATTCCAGAGCATTGGGATATACGAACGATTTCAAGATCTACTACCAAAATCACAAATGGTTATGTCGGCCCGACAAGAGGGATTCTTTTTGAGAATGGCGTCCCTTACATTCAGGCAACTCACATCAAAAAAGGAGTGGTTAACTTTGACGATGCATACTTTGTTCGCAAGGAATGGAGTAATGCTCATTCTAAATCCATCCTGCGCGAGGGTGATGTGTTAATTGTTCAAACTGGTGCAGGAACGGGTGATGTCGGTTTGGTCTCCAATAACGAAGAAGGTTACAACTGTCATGCCTTAATAATTCTCGCTCCGAGAAAAGGTGTTATTTCTGGGGGATTCCTGTCAGAGGTTCTTCAGTCGCATTATGGCTATTCAAAGCTTTACTCGATCCGCACAGGAGGCATGCATCCCCATCTAAACTGCAGTGAGGTTCAATATGTAAAGGTTCCTGTTCCCCCTCGTTATGAGCAGGATGCCATTATGGAGTTTATCAAAGCTGAGACGTCAAAGCTTGATCGTCTTGGTGCAAAAGCAAAGCAGGCCATTGAGCTAATGAAGGAACGGCGCACCGCCCTGATCTCGGCGGCGGTGACGGGCAAGATTGATGTGCGGGACGAGGCGGAATGCGTGAACTGCGAATATGATATGGACGGGGAGCCAGCCCTGCTGGCTGCGGAGGCGCAAGCGGAATATCGGACGGGGAGTAAGGACTAA
- a CDS encoding HNH endonuclease: MNFRDLFSVFIKEQNAEGSNRASSYIRAIDLLDSILGRKAPKELNASSVWEISSAAHIQSLYQLVLEHQKLGQHGIFNGEEPSSYWKQNFCSAALRSYREFLVIYLYEQKMWEIYRDGRKNPGEIREKLAEQDIDSAELLVADLDLDLNTKAGKDAVREVKTRIGQRFFRKMILEQYNHECCITGLNVPEVLRASHIVGWAEDEKVRMNPDNGLCLSATYDAAFDKHLISFDEDYRMIFSPVLKEFYTNEAFKTQFSAFEGKPLRKPKRFCPDQGCLEQHREKLVA, encoded by the coding sequence GTGAATTTCAGGGATTTGTTTTCAGTTTTCATTAAGGAGCAAAATGCCGAAGGGAGTAATCGGGCATCGTCGTATATTCGGGCGATCGACCTTTTAGATTCTATTCTCGGGCGGAAGGCTCCGAAAGAATTGAACGCCAGTAGTGTTTGGGAAATTTCATCTGCAGCACATATTCAAAGCTTATATCAGTTGGTTCTGGAGCATCAGAAACTCGGGCAACATGGAATTTTTAATGGGGAGGAGCCCTCCAGTTATTGGAAACAGAATTTTTGTTCCGCTGCTTTAAGAAGTTACCGCGAATTTTTAGTGATCTATCTGTACGAACAGAAAATGTGGGAAATTTATCGAGATGGGCGGAAAAATCCGGGCGAGATCAGAGAGAAGCTGGCTGAGCAAGACATTGATTCTGCAGAACTGTTGGTTGCTGATCTGGATCTGGATTTGAACACCAAAGCGGGAAAAGACGCCGTACGTGAAGTAAAGACCCGGATCGGACAGCGATTTTTCCGCAAAATGATTTTGGAGCAATATAATCACGAGTGTTGCATTACCGGTTTGAATGTTCCTGAAGTTTTGCGTGCGAGTCATATCGTTGGCTGGGCTGAAGATGAAAAAGTTAGAATGAATCCAGACAATGGTTTGTGTTTATCGGCGACCTATGATGCCGCCTTCGACAAACACCTAATTTCATTCGATGAAGATTACCGTATGATCTTCAGTCCGGTGTTGAAGGAGTTTTACACCAACGAGGCATTTAAAACGCAGTTTTCAGCTTTTGAGGGAAAGCCGTTGAGGAAACCCAAACGCTTTTGTCCCGATCAGGGTTGTTTAGAACAACATCGGGAGAAGTTGGTGGCATAA